From one Mycobacterium colombiense CECT 3035 genomic stretch:
- a CDS encoding dolichyl-phosphate-mannose--protein mannosyltransferase, translated as MVPVVSPGPLVPVADFGPTDQVRGWVVTGVIALVAAVTRFLNLGSPTDGGTPVFDEKHYAPQAWQVLHNHGVEDNPGFGLVVHPPVGKQLIALGEAIFGYSGIGWRFTGALLGVVMVALVMRIVRRISRSTLVGAIAGVLVICDGVSFVASRTALLDGILTFFVVAAFGALIVDRDQVRQRMHIALADGRAADTVWGPRLGVRWWRFGAGILLGLACGTKWSGLYFVLFFGAMSLAFDVAARRQYQVTRPWLGTLRRDLAPTVYALAVMPVLVYLASYAPWFASETAIDRHEVGQTIGPHSLVPLPDAIRSLWHYTAKAFQFHAGLTNSAGNYHPWESKPWSWPMSLRPVLYAIDEQNVPGCGAQSCVKAEMLVGTPAMWWLAVPVLVFALWRMLVRRDWRYAAVLVGYCAGWLPWFADIDRQMYFFYAATMAPFLVMAIALICGDILYTPGAPPRRLRLQANSERRTLSLIAVSCYVALVVTNFAWLFPVLTGLPISQQTWNMEIWLPSWR; from the coding sequence GTGGTGCCCGTCGTCAGCCCGGGGCCGCTGGTGCCGGTGGCCGATTTCGGCCCGACCGATCAGGTCCGCGGCTGGGTGGTGACCGGGGTGATCGCGCTCGTGGCGGCGGTGACCCGGTTCCTGAACCTGGGCTCACCCACCGACGGCGGCACCCCGGTCTTCGACGAGAAGCACTACGCGCCGCAGGCCTGGCAGGTGCTGCACAACCACGGCGTGGAAGACAACCCCGGGTTCGGCCTGGTGGTCCACCCACCGGTCGGCAAGCAGCTGATCGCCCTCGGCGAGGCGATCTTCGGCTACAGCGGCATCGGCTGGCGGTTTACCGGCGCGCTGCTCGGCGTGGTGATGGTGGCGCTGGTGATGCGGATCGTCCGGCGGATCAGCCGCTCGACGCTGGTCGGCGCGATCGCCGGGGTGCTGGTGATCTGCGACGGCGTCAGCTTCGTCGCGTCACGGACCGCGTTGCTCGACGGGATACTCACCTTCTTCGTGGTCGCGGCGTTCGGTGCGCTGATCGTCGACCGCGACCAGGTTCGCCAACGGATGCACATCGCGCTGGCCGACGGCCGCGCCGCCGACACCGTGTGGGGCCCGCGGCTGGGCGTGCGGTGGTGGCGTTTCGGCGCCGGGATCCTGCTCGGGTTGGCTTGCGGCACAAAGTGGTCCGGCCTGTACTTCGTGCTGTTCTTCGGGGCCATGTCGCTGGCGTTCGACGTGGCCGCGCGCCGCCAGTACCAGGTCACCCGGCCCTGGCTGGGAACGTTGCGGCGCGACCTCGCCCCGACCGTGTATGCGCTGGCCGTCATGCCGGTGCTGGTCTATCTGGCCAGCTACGCACCGTGGTTCGCCTCCGAGACCGCCATCGACCGGCACGAGGTGGGGCAGACCATCGGCCCGCATTCGCTGGTGCCGCTGCCCGACGCGATCCGATCGCTGTGGCACTACACCGCCAAGGCGTTCCAATTCCACGCCGGCTTAACGAATTCCGCCGGCAACTACCACCCGTGGGAATCGAAACCGTGGAGCTGGCCGATGTCGCTGCGGCCGGTGTTGTACGCCATCGACGAACAGAACGTCCCCGGGTGCGGCGCCCAATCGTGTGTCAAGGCCGAGATGCTGGTGGGCACCCCGGCGATGTGGTGGCTGGCCGTGCCGGTCCTGGTTTTCGCGTTGTGGCGCATGCTGGTACGCCGCGACTGGCGTTATGCCGCGGTGCTGGTGGGCTACTGCGCCGGCTGGCTGCCCTGGTTCGCGGACATCGATCGGCAGATGTACTTCTTCTACGCGGCGACCATGGCGCCGTTCCTGGTGATGGCCATCGCGCTGATTTGCGGCGACATCCTGTACACCCCGGGCGCGCCGCCCCGACGGCTGCGGCTGCAGGCGAATTCGGAGCGGCGCACGCTGAGCCTGATCGCGGTGTCCTGTTACGTGGCCCTGGTGGTGACCAACTTCGCGTGGCTGTTCCCGGTGCTGACCGGCCTGCCGATTTCGCAGCAGACGTGGAACATGGAGATCTGGTTGCCCAGCTGGCGCTAG